DNA from Thermococcus sp. LS1:
CCCATTCAGCAAGAAGCAAGAAAATTATAAGAGCCGTGAATGCCAGTGTAGCTCGATATTTAGTACTTTCACTCATTCTTCCTGCCCTCCTTAATGGCCACGGCAGCAAAAAATAGGGCTATCACTAAGAACTCCACGAGATTCGTCATGAGCTCCAGGGTACTGTTCTCTATCTCGGGAAAGACTATATCCACGTGCTCCACAAGCTCTTTCACTGCGTAGAGCAGAAATGCAAGAGAGACAATCAGGAACTTTCTAAGCCTCGTCCGCTGGTATGCGATTAGTGAAGCGCCGGTAAGAAGAAGTGAAAAGGTAACAATGCCAAGGCTCAGAAGTTGATCCACGTCCAGCATTTCAGTCACCTCCTTCAAAGTCCATAAATATGTCTACAATCCTGT
Protein-coding regions in this window:
- a CDS encoding DUF5985 family protein translates to MLDVDQLLSLGIVTFSLLLTGASLIAYQRTRLRKFLIVSLAFLLYAVKELVEHVDIVFPEIENSTLELMTNLVEFLVIALFFAAVAIKEGRKNE